The sequence CGGTCGGTCAGGCCCTCGTCGGCGACGCGCTTGCGGGCGTAGGCGGCCTGTTCCTGGGAGAGGGTGATACCGACGACGCCGACGCCGTGCTCACGGGCCGCGTGAATGGCCATCGAGCCCCAGCCGCAGCCGACGTCCAGCAGCCGCCGACCGGGCGTCAGGCCGAGCTTGCGGCAGACCAGTTCGAGCTTGTCGCGCTGGGCCGACACCAGTGTGGCGTCCTCTTCGGCGGGCCCCCAGTAGGCGCACGAGTACACCATCGACGCGCCGAGGACGATCTCGTAGAAGTCGTTGCCGACGTCGTAGTGGTGGCTGATGGCCCGCTTGTCGCTGTGCCGGGTGTGCAGATGACGGCGCCTGCGGACCTCCTCGCGCGGCGGGGCCGGCGGGAGCGGCGGTCCGGCGAGTTTCAGCAGCTCGCGGGCCGCGGCCCGTACCTCCGGATCGCGCATGGCCTGGACGAGGCTGCGGGCGTCGTCCCCGCGCTCCCAGATCAGCCCGGCCATGGCGTCGAGCGCGGCGTACAGGTCGCCCTCGATGTCCAGGTCTCCGGCGACCCAGGCGCGGGCCAGGCCCAGCTCGCCCGGTTTGAACAGCAGTCGGCGCAGGGCGCGGCGGTTGCGGATGACGAGGACCGGTGTAGCCGGCGGGCCGGCTTGGGAACCGTCCCAGGCGCGGATCCGCACCGGGAGGGGGACTCCCAGCAGCTGCTCGGCAACCCTTGTCAGCCGCGACGCGGCGTCGGCCATGGCGCACACCTCCAAGACGACGATCCCGGATGTCCGTTCACCACGTAAACACCTGCGGGGCCCGGCCGCAGTCCCGCAAAGGAGTTACAGCTGAGCAAAACGCGTGCATGGGCCACGAGTCAACGGGGCACGAGGCCGCTGTCGGTCGTGCCCACATCCTCACCGCCGGGCGTCACCGGTCGGTCTCAGCGGGAACGCGGCCCCGGACACGCCGAAGGGGCCGCCCGCACCACGGATGGCGGGCGGCCCCTTCGGGGTGTGCGTGGATGACCTGGGGTCAGGAGGCCTTGGCCTTCGCCTCGGTCTTGGCCGCGGCGGCGACCGGCGCCGGCTTGGCGGCCTCGTAGAACTCCTCGCGGGGGTTCTCCATGGCGCCGAGCGAGACGACCTCGCGCTTGAGGAACATGCCGAGCGTCCAGTCGGCGAAGATGCGGATCTTGCGGTTCCAGGTCGGCATCGCCAGACCGTGGTAGCCACGGTGCATGTACCAGGCGAGGCGGCCCTTGAGCTTGATCTTCATCTTGCCCATGACGATCATCGCGACGCCCTTGTGCAGGCCGAGACCGGCGACCGCACCCTTGTTGGCGTGGCTGTACTCCTTCTGCGGGAAGCCCCGCATGCCGGAGACCACGTTGTCGCCGAGGACCTTGGCCTGGCGCAGCGCGTGCTGGGCGTTCGGCGGGCACCAGGCGTTCTCGATGCCGGCCTTGCGGGAGGCGACGTCCGGCACCTGGGCGTTGTCGCCCGCGGCCCAGATGTAGTCCGTGCCCTGGACCTGGAGGGTGGGCGCGCAGTCGACGTGGCCGCGCGGACCGAGCGGGAGGCCGAAGCGGGCCAGGGCCGGGTTGGGCTTGACGCCGGCCGTCCAGACGATCGTGTTGGAGTCGACCTCGAGGCCGTTCTTCAGCACGACGTGGCCGCCGACGCAGGAGTCCATCGAGGTGGAGAGGTAGATCTCCACGCCGCGGCTCTCCAGGTGCTCCTTGCCGTACTGGCCGAGCTTGGGGCCGACCTCGGGAAGGATCTTGTCGGCGGCGTCGACGAGGATGAAGCGCATGTCCTCACGGGACACGTTCTTGTAGTACTTGGCCGCGTCGCGGGCCATGTCCTCGACCTCGCCGATGGTCTCCGCACCCGCGAAGCCACCGCCGATGAAGACGAAGGTGAGCGCCTTGCGGCGGAGCTCCTCGTCGGTCGTGGAGTCGGCCTTGTCCAGCTGCTCGAGGACGTGGTTGCGCAGGCCGATGGACTCCTCGATGCCCTTCATGCCGATGCCCTGCTCGGCGAGGCCGGGGATCGGGAAGGTGCGGGAGACCGCGCCCATCGCGATGACCAGGTAGTCGAAGGGCAGCTCGTACGCCTCGCCCACCAGCGGGGCGATCGTGGCGACCTTGCGGTCCTGGTCGATGGTGGTGACCCGGCCGGTGAGGACCTCCGCCTTCGGCAGCACGCGTCGCAGCGGGACGACGACGTGGCGAGGGGAGATGCTGCCGGCGGCGGCTTCGGGGAGGAAGGGCTGGTAGGTCATGTACGACCGGGGGTCGACGACCGTGACGGTCGCCTCTCCGTAGCGCATCTTCTTGAGGATGCGCCGAGCTGCGTACAGGCCTACGTACCCACCGCCTACTACGAGGATCCTGGGACGCTCCGTGGTGCTCATGCCATCGAGTATCCACCCGCCTTGGCAGGGGTGCTCGTGCGCCCCTTCACAAGGTCCGACAGGGCCTGTGCTAAACTCCGCGGCCCGCGTGACGCAGGTCATGACGGCGAGGGGGAACCACTGGGCGGTCTGACCCGTTGTCAAGGCCGCGTGAGCTGCCTCTCTGGGCACGCGGGGTGCTCGTGAGCATCTCGCGACACCCCCGGAACAACCCCTTCCGGGCCCCCCTTACACCCACCGTCTGAACATGTTCAAACGGCTCAGCGGCCCCTGGAAGGGCCAACCGGCCCCACTTCGGGGTTCCACGACCCGGAAATCCTTGTGAAGAACTTCACGAACTTTTCCGACCGGCCGTCACCGAGGGGCCCCTGAGGACCCCTCAGCCCCGCTCAGACGTTATCCGACCTGCTCAGCCGACGGCTACTGGCCAGTAACAAAAGAGAGCTACGCCACCGACCACGCGATGCCGTCGAGGATGTCGTGCTCGCTGACGACGACCTCCTCGGCGCCGGTCCGCTCCATGATCGCGAGCAGCACGAGGGCGCCCGCGCCGATGACGTCGACACGGCCCGGGTGCATGGACGGGATCGCCGCGCGCTCGGCGTGCGTGGAACGCAGCAGCCGTTCGGTGATCTCGCGGACGCGCTCGCGCGAGATGCGCGAGTGGTGGATGCGCTCGGAGTCGTACTCGGGCAGGTCCTGGGCGATCGCGGACACGGTCGTCACCGAGCCGGCGAGGCCGACCAGGGTGCGTGCCTCGCGCAGCGGGACCGTCTCCTCGGCGAGGTCCAGGGCGGCCTCGATGTCCGCCCTCATGGCGGCGATCTGCTCCTCGGTGGGCGGGTCGCTCACCTTGCCGTCGTGCACCAGGTGCCGTTCGGTCATCCGCACGCAGCCGACGTCCACCGACCGCGCGGCCGACACATGGCCGTCGCCGACGACGAACTCGGTGGAGCCGCCGCCGATGTCCACCACCAGGTACGGCCTGGCCATGTCTTCGCGGCCCTTGAGTTCCTTCGTCGCTCCCGTGAAGGAGAACTCGGCCTCCTGGCCGCCGCTGATGACCTCGGGTTCGACACCGAGGATGTCGACGACACCGCGCACGAACTCGTCCCGGTTCTCCGCGTCCCGCGAGGCGGAGGTGGCGACGAACCGCACCGACGCGCCGCCCAGTTCGCGGATGACGTCCGCGTACTCACGGCAGGCCGCGAAGGTCCGCTCCAGCGCCTCGGGCGCGAGCCGGCCGGTGCGGTCCACGCCCTGGCCGAGCCGCACGATCGTCATGCGCCGGTCCAGCTCCAGCAGCTCGCCGGTGGCCGGGTTGACGTCGGCGACCAGCAGCCGGATCGAGTTGGTACCGCAGTCGACGGCGGCGACACGGGTGAACCCCTCGGCGACCAGCGGCCGGTGGGCGAAGAAGCCGCTGCGGACCTCGGCGGGGTCGAAGACCGCGCCCTGCTCGCCCGGGTGCTCGTCCGCCGGATCGGGCGCCTGGAGCGGCTGCACGCACGGCCCCTTGCGCCACCACTCGGGCAGCATGGCGATCGCCTCGTCGCCGAGCGGGTTCACGCCCGGGCCCGCGGCCAGCGAATGGGCCACCAGGACGTGCAGGCACTTCACGCGGTCCGGCATGCCGCCCGCGCTCGGGAAGCCCTCCAGGACCTCGATCTCGTCCCGGCGCCGGATGTAGTCCTCGTGCGCGGCCCGGTAGGCGGCGGCCAGTTCGGGGTCGCTCCCCAGCCGCTCGGTCATCTCCTTCATGACGCCGTCCGCCTCCAGCGTGCCGATCGCCGAGGCGGCGCGCGGGCACGTCAGGTAGTACGTCGTCGGGAAGGGCGTGCCGTCCGGCAGCCGCGGGGCCGTCTCCACGACGTCCGGCTGCCCGCACGGGCACCGGTGCGCGATCGCCCGCAGCCCACGCGGCGGACGCCCGAGCTGCTGCTTGAAGGCCTCGACGTCCGCGTCGGTCGGCTCGGTGCGCGGAGTGGGCGGCGGAGGCGTTTCCATGACTGTCTTCAGCTGTCTTTCTGTCGGTTCACTGGTCGGAAGCGTCGGACTTGTCGACGCCGTCCCAGACGTTCGCGTACCAGGGCCGGTGGGCGGCCCCGAGGTCGGCGCGGGACTGCTTGGCCGCGCCCGGGTCGATCACGATGTACCCGGTCTCACCTGGCATCACATAGTGCAGCCGACGCCGGATCTGCTGCTTGGCGTAGGCGTCGTCCTGCCAGCGCGCCTTGAGGTCGCGCAGTTGCTCGACGCGTTTGCGGGCCCGCTCCTGCTGCCGTTGCTGGTCGGCGATCTCGGCGCGCTGGGACACGTACTGCCGCATCGGGTAGGCGAGCGCGACGATCAGCGTGCACAGCACCAGGGCGAGCAGGGCGGCGCGGCCGGTGAGCCGGGAGCGGCGCGCCTGGCGCTTGGTCTGGGAGCGGTAGACCCGGGCCGCCGTCTGCTCGCCGAGCAGCCTGAGCCTGGTCGCGGTGGAGAACCGGTCCCGGTCCTTCACGGCCATGTTCCCCGCCTCCCGTTCCACGCGCGTACGTCCCCGCACACGGTACGGGACCGAGTACGGGGACGTACGTACGACTGGCTAGGCCTTACGCCAGGTTGGGTCAGCCCTTGAAGCGGGGAAACGCGCTGCGGCCGGCGTACACCGCCGCGTCGTCGAGGATCTCCTCGATGCGCAGCAGCTGGTTGTACTTGGCGACGCGCTCGGAGCGGGCCGGGGCGCCGGTCTTGATCTGGCCGCAGTTGGTGGCGACGGCCAGGTCGGCGATGGTGACGTCCTCGGTCTCGCCGGAGCGGTGGGACATCATGCACTTGAAGCCGCTGCGCTGGGCCAGCTCGACGGCGTCCAGGGTCTCGGTCAGCGAGCCGATCTGGTTCACCTTCACGAGCAGCGCGTTGGCGGCGCCGTCCTCGATGCCGCGGGCCAGGCGCTCCGGGTTGGTGACGAACAGGTCGTCGCCGACCAGCTGGACCTTGTCGCCGAGCTTGTCGGTGATGACCTTCCAGCCGGCCCAGTCGTCCTCGAACAGCGGGTCCTCGATGGAGACGAGCGGGTAGGCCGCGACGAGCTCCTCGTAGTACTCCGTCATCTCGGCGGCGGAGCGCTCCTTGCCCTCGAAGAGGTACTTGCCGTCCTTGTAGAACTCGGAGGCGGCGACGTCGAGCGCGAGGGCGATCTGCTGGCCGGGGGCGTAGCCGGCCTCCTTGACGGCCTCGAGGATGAGGTCGAGGGCCTCGCGGTTGGAGCCGAGGTTCGGGGCGAAGCCGCCCTCGTCGCCGAGTCCGGTGGACAGGCCCTTGTTCTTCAGGACCTTCTTCAGCGTGTGGTAGACCTCGGTGCCCCAGCGCAGGGCCTCGGAGAAGGACTCCGCGCCGATCGGGGCGATCATGAACTCCTGGATGTCCACGTTGGAGTCGGCGTGCGAGCCGCCGTTCAGGATGTTCATCATCGGCACCGGCAGCAGGTGCGCGTTCGGGCCGCCCAGGTAGCGGAAGAGCGGGAGGTCGCTGGCCTCGGAGGCGGCGTGGGCGACGGCGAGGGAGACACCGAGGATGGCGTTGGCGCCGAGGGAGCCCTTGTTGTCGGTGGCGTCCAGGTCGAACATGGCCTGGTCGATCAGGCGCTGCTCGGTGGCGTCGTAGCCGACCAGCTCCGGGCCGATCTGCTCGATGACGGCGAGGACGGCCTTCTCGACGCCCTTGCCCTGGTAGCGGTTGGGGTCACCGTCGCGCAGCTCGATGGCCTCGAAGGCGCCGGTGGAGGCGCCGGACGGAACGGCGGCACGACCCGTGCTGCCGTCGTCGAGGCCGACCTCGACCTCGACCGTGGGGTTGCCTCGGGAGTCCAGGATTTCCCGGGCTACGACGACGTCGATGGACGGCACGAGCATCTCCTTCGTGGATGTGACGCTGGTAGTGCGGGGCTGGTGTGCCTTGCGACTAGAGCCTAACCGTCCCGGGGGCGTCGGCCACCGACCGACCGTCCCGTGGACACGCCGACGGTACCTTTTGTTCTCGTGCGAAACAAAGAGGCTTCCGGATGAGACCCGGCCGAACAGTGGGGAAACACAGGGCGGGAGCGGCGGGGCCGGAAGCGAAAACAGCCCCGTCCCGGCGCGTACGGGGGAACACGCGCCGGGACGGGGAGCCCGTGGGGACGGGGGGGATGACCCTCACGAGGCCTTCAGCGTGGGGGACGGCCTTGTGAGAGCGCTGTGGCTGCGGTGGGAACCAGGTGTCACTTCAGGTGCAGCTGCTGGCCCGGGTAGATGAGGTTGGCGTCCTCGACGATGTCCTTGTTCAGCTCGAACAGCTT is a genomic window of Streptomyces griseochromogenes containing:
- a CDS encoding SAM-dependent methyltransferase; amino-acid sequence: MADAASRLTRVAEQLLGVPLPVRIRAWDGSQAGPPATPVLVIRNRRALRRLLFKPGELGLARAWVAGDLDIEGDLYAALDAMAGLIWERGDDARSLVQAMRDPEVRAAARELLKLAGPPLPPAPPREEVRRRRHLHTRHSDKRAISHHYDVGNDFYEIVLGASMVYSCAYWGPAEEDATLVSAQRDKLELVCRKLGLTPGRRLLDVGCGWGSMAIHAAREHGVGVVGITLSQEQAAYARKRVADEGLTDRVEIRVQDYRDVVDGPFDAISSIGMAEHVGTERYLEYTSALYALLKPGGRLLNHQIARRPQRDEGAYEVDRFIDAYVFPDGELAPIGTTVTQLERAGFEVRDVESIREHYARTLRHWVANLETGWDRAVRLSSPGRARVWRLYMAACALAFERNRIGVNQVLAVRTPESGASGLPLRTRTWHG
- a CDS encoding FtsB family cell division protein, with the protein product MAVKDRDRFSTATRLRLLGEQTAARVYRSQTKRQARRSRLTGRAALLALVLCTLIVALAYPMRQYVSQRAEIADQQRQQERARKRVEQLRDLKARWQDDAYAKQQIRRRLHYVMPGETGYIVIDPGAAKQSRADLGAAHRPWYANVWDGVDKSDASDQ
- a CDS encoding NAD(P)/FAD-dependent oxidoreductase, with the translated sequence MSTTERPRILVVGGGYVGLYAARRILKKMRYGEATVTVVDPRSYMTYQPFLPEAAAGSISPRHVVVPLRRVLPKAEVLTGRVTTIDQDRKVATIAPLVGEAYELPFDYLVIAMGAVSRTFPIPGLAEQGIGMKGIEESIGLRNHVLEQLDKADSTTDEELRRKALTFVFIGGGFAGAETIGEVEDMARDAAKYYKNVSREDMRFILVDAADKILPEVGPKLGQYGKEHLESRGVEIYLSTSMDSCVGGHVVLKNGLEVDSNTIVWTAGVKPNPALARFGLPLGPRGHVDCAPTLQVQGTDYIWAAGDNAQVPDVASRKAGIENAWCPPNAQHALRQAKVLGDNVVSGMRGFPQKEYSHANKGAVAGLGLHKGVAMIVMGKMKIKLKGRLAWYMHRGYHGLAMPTWNRKIRIFADWTLGMFLKREVVSLGAMENPREEFYEAAKPAPVAAAAKTEAKAKAS
- the eno gene encoding phosphopyruvate hydratase, with product MLVPSIDVVVAREILDSRGNPTVEVEVGLDDGSTGRAAVPSGASTGAFEAIELRDGDPNRYQGKGVEKAVLAVIEQIGPELVGYDATEQRLIDQAMFDLDATDNKGSLGANAILGVSLAVAHAASEASDLPLFRYLGGPNAHLLPVPMMNILNGGSHADSNVDIQEFMIAPIGAESFSEALRWGTEVYHTLKKVLKNKGLSTGLGDEGGFAPNLGSNREALDLILEAVKEAGYAPGQQIALALDVAASEFYKDGKYLFEGKERSAAEMTEYYEELVAAYPLVSIEDPLFEDDWAGWKVITDKLGDKVQLVGDDLFVTNPERLARGIEDGAANALLVKVNQIGSLTETLDAVELAQRSGFKCMMSHRSGETEDVTIADLAVATNCGQIKTGAPARSERVAKYNQLLRIEEILDDAAVYAGRSAFPRFKG
- a CDS encoding Ppx/GppA phosphatase family protein, which encodes MVAEGFTRVAAVDCGTNSIRLLVADVNPATGELLELDRRMTIVRLGQGVDRTGRLAPEALERTFAACREYADVIRELGGASVRFVATSASRDAENRDEFVRGVVDILGVEPEVISGGQEAEFSFTGATKELKGREDMARPYLVVDIGGGSTEFVVGDGHVSAARSVDVGCVRMTERHLVHDGKVSDPPTEEQIAAMRADIEAALDLAEETVPLREARTLVGLAGSVTTVSAIAQDLPEYDSERIHHSRISRERVREITERLLRSTHAERAAIPSMHPGRVDVIGAGALVLLAIMERTGAEEVVVSEHDILDGIAWSVA